The sequence TAAAGGCCAAACGTCCCCACGGAGATTCTGATAAAGAGTGGACTCCTTCACCTGAGGATTCTCAAACGTATTCACCAGAAGAAGTGATAATGGAAAGCTCTAATGTGAACAAGAGTGGCTTTCAGCGAGCATGGAGCGAAGAGGAGGAGATAGCAATCCTTCAAGGCCATCTCAATTATTCTTTTCTAAAGAACTCCGAACCTTCATCAAATTATGGTGCATTCCTTACTTTTGTTAAGGATGATTTGCAGACTGAAACAAATAAGACTCAGCTACAACATAAACTGACAAGGTTGAAAAGGAAGTACAAGAGAAATATTGAGAAAAGGAAGTTCTCCAAATCTCATGACGAAAAGCTATTCAAACTTTCGGAGAAAATCTGGGGTGAAGTTGATAAAGTAAGGAATAAGGTTGATAAAACTAGTGGAAAGATGATTGTTGATGCAAGTAGGTCAGAAATGAGTTGGGATTTTGTTCTAAATGGAGGTACTTCTGCTGACCTGGAAGATTGGTTCAGAAGAAATCCACGACAGTTAATTAGCGAAAAGGAAAGGAATGAAATGTTGGAGAAATCGCAATCGGTAAAAGTTGCCAAGGCTAGGCAATATTTGTTAGAGATACAAGTGATGGAGGAACAGGCAAAGATGGCAACCGATGCTATCCAAGCCATTCTTTCGTGATATTTTGTATAACTTTGTTGTTGCTCTATATGTATTTGGTTCAGAGGTTGATTGCACTAGATTTCCTTTAAAAGATTTTTAAGCCATGTGAAATAGAGACTTGTCTTAGTGAATTGATATCGATTTGTGATGGATTTGTGCTATTTGCATTTGTTGAAGACAGTTTATTAACTAAAAGTGGTATGATTATACACGATAACATGATTGACccgtgaaaaaataatttaattaaataaaattactagCTTTAGATGAGATGGGGACTCACTTCAACAAAAATCTTTTAAATGCTAGTTATAAGGTGAAGATTTGATAACACGTACAAGTTATATCTACAAGGAAAATTTCCAGTTCACCTATTGCGGCTTGTATCTATCACCTATCGTGTTTAGTGAAAGTAAACCTGCTTTGGGCAAATATTATCTGTATTGTATAATTTCCAGAAGGATGATGAGTATGTGCACTAAAATGTGCTCCAAAATGATGGTAATTTAGCTTAAATTAGTTCATGAGGATTGAAAGACAAAATATAGTTCAGAGGATGGTATATTAGCTGGACGCACGCAAATCAAGAATGTTATATCTTCTGTCCTAATATAATGCAATGTGAGCATTTTCTCAAAGCTTTCTGCGAATCTAGGAAATCAATCTTAGGGTATTTAGCATCATCAATTGTTAGAGCATTTTATTTTTACCGAGAATGTGTGCAACCATATAGGAATGAAATGAAAAATGTACTGTTGATTATGTATTGTGGTTAAAAACTGGGTTGCATGATGCAATCATGTCTTTGCTTTCTTAGAGATACACTAATTGCTTCTTCTTGCCGGTGCTTACAGGATTCGCTATCTTCTCATTGCAAGAGTGTTATGTTTTCTAAGACTTTTGGTTCACATTCAGCGATTTCGTGCTTTTGTTGCCACATTTTTGAGACTCATATATGTATAGTTTGCTGTCATACTTGGGGACCATATTCTGTATCATAGGCATTTATTGCTCTCTTGGTTTGCAGATATATTTGACTCCTTTTGCTGCTATCACTTTGCTAAGTACTTAGATCATGGATTTCGTCCCTCTCATCTTCTGCTTGATATTACACGAAAAAGAAGCAAGTTTAAGACAATTGTGAAGTTTCTGATGATCGAATAGTGATTTGTTACAAGTTGATGCAAGTCTACTGCTCATGTTTCCTGCATGTGGTTGACAGGTGTGCTGttactcttttttcattttttacttgtATCCAAATGAGATGGATTTTCATTCCATGTTCAGTACATGCTTTTGAGGATTCGATGGAATTACAAAAACATAATAATTCTTAAAATATCCTGTACTGAGATGTCATTTGTTACAAGTAGTGGCAGTTTTTGCATCTTATGCATTCTGCTTCAATGTGCTATGTAGAGATACTTGAGATGATTAAAACCTTTTTGATACTTTAGGACATCTTATTACCATGTGTGGTCCAAATAGCTCATTTCAGAGCTACTAGGAACCGACAAGAATCTCCTGGACTTAATGTCTACTTCTTCAGCTTTTATCTTATCAACGTTTTGTGGATGCTAAATTTTGTTAGTATTCATATGGTACTCTATGCAAATCTGGTGTGTGGACCTCCATTGAAACTCCATAGACATGGACAAAAGCCAGATAATGTTAAATTCAACTTCTCATTACAGAAAATAATCACATGGTCATTTgtcaatttgggaaaattttgaaGGTCCCTTTCCCAGTGActtgtattttttccttttcatataGAGAATACGATTGTCCCTCATCAGCTGTATAAGGGTTTCCACAGGGTTTTATAATGTCCTGGGCAACTCCACCTATTGCCTTAAGGTTTTGGATTGGATGTTCAGAGGTTCATTGTATCAAATAGCATAATCACATGGGCGTCCATTTTAGTAACATGACGTACCTTCCCCAGCTCTTAGTCCTTAGTAAACAggaattaaatattttattcctGTTGAATATTACTACAAAAGTTGACATTGCGTCTCTTTTAACTTAATTCTTTTTGTTTTGGGCTATTGATGTTAGAATTTACTTTCCTTTTTGTGTTCTGGCACTTTCTTCTTTCTTATGTACTTATCATGTGTATAGTCATATAGCTTGTGTCAGTGTTGAAGCCAGTACTAAACACTTTTTTTTGCGTGGTAATTTTTAGATTACAGAATGTGTCTTGGAAGCTTTTCGAGTAGAAAATGAAGATCTAGAGCCTTCTACACGACGTATGGATGATGAGGACGAGATTAGTTTTTGAGCCTGTATCAGCTGTTTCTCATTGAGCAAACTGTTAATAGCTATTCCTTTGCAGGCAGGAACATATTGACAGACCCTAAATGAGTTTTTTGTAGTTCTTGGTTCCTCATAGAAATGCTATATATTGTCTTTCAAATAGAATCAATATTATACTTGATAAAAAGTTTTGGTAGTCTCACAAaactttttactcttttatttgcTCCATTTGActctttctttttcaatttttttttttgtcttttccttattttttttgatactcaattctttttcttttaggtttATTTTTTACATGAATCTTTATGATTGGTGTATTTTGGATCTTTGATATTGTTCCATTTCaattaagatttttaaatttaaaattaaagatgtaCTTCTATCTCATATTACTTGTCCCTGGCCTCTTCATATGATCTAACCTaatcataaataagaagaagAGGTTTACaagtttcttttgaaaaaattataagcTTGCATACACTTCAAAAAGGAATTTCAATTGTAAGggtaacatattttttttttaattaattctcTTTTGTTTTGTAAATTGACAAATAATTTGGGGCAAATATATTTGGTAATGTAGACAATTATTATGAGATGGAtgaattatgtaatttttaaatctcGTGGTCTTAAACTTGTTACGTAGAatgttaaaattgaaaaaacatattaaatatagaaaaaatctcTCTTTGGAACATATTGAGAAAAAAGTAAGATATTTAAATTGAGATGAAGGAGCagcaaattttaaaatcaaatttaagacGGTTGAATttttacataatcaaaatcttatATTAAATTGGTACTGTTTATTATGGTAACGTAATGAAGATTACTTCTGATTTATAGATGAAAATAGTTTTATAAGGAGTATATCAAAACGAAAAATACTATAACTATGAATAAGAAAGCCAATTAgattacttttaatatttttttggcaaCATTTAGTAATAGTGAAAATTTATGAACAATTCATTTTTGACGTGTCATTAACttttattaattatgaattaaaagaatataatataaattaaaatcttaaattaaattattattattattatatttagaatttgGGCCCGGGCTTAGCAAGGGCCACGgataactagtatatatataaggaaaaaatgcATAACGTATCAAACTTAAgcatgaaattacaaaaaataacaacaattttattaaattacattttgtaaCATCCATAGCATTATTTTATGTGGTCCCTACTTTTTACCCACATGAAGAAGTTACTGTCAGTTTTCCTATTTTCACGCTATTAGCcttctctttcattattttgaaatatttttttttgttttttttgccCTAAACGATATCTTCCCGCtccaattttttttcactttgcaCGATTTTAACATCGTCAGTAAAgattattttcatctatttcaggTAAATCTTAATTCAAATATTGCATGTTAGCATTTTTTTTGGGGTAAATTTCAGAATTAGCATATTCTAATATATCTCAAAATCAGAATTTAAGGTTTTGATTTTAATGGCggaacaaacaccaaaatcacgAACATATAGTGGTATAAGTAATTCGAATTTGGTCTATGATTAtggaccatcttttagtcttggattAACTCAAGAAGATGTAGTTAAAGTTGTTTTAAATTCTTTACAGTCGAAGAAATCTGAGAAATCGGAGATTAGGTCGAAGTTTCTCAACGATCCGCTGAagatgaaaatttttttgaaaaaaaaaccgTTGAAGAAATCGCCTTCtcagaaggaaaaaaaatcaaaaaaatctagAAGAAAAGGAAAGCGAAAGAAATTGAAGGTTTGACTAAGGTTGATGAGGATGTTCAGATCTCTTTTGATGATGATTCTGAAGATGTTAgcgaggaagaggtatttttttgttctaaatatatttttgagtaaaatatatttttgccCTAAGTGAAGATGTTGTTAAAGTtgtaagttatatgtattttttttgatgtaattaatatgtattttgatgttatgatgatatttagtgaTTAAATGatgatttgtgaagatgatatATGTATTGATGAGGATGTTCAGATATCTGttggatatatgtatttttagtatatatgatatgtattttttcgTGTTGGTTTCAgtttttatatgataaaaatacaCATGCATGTTAATTTAAGCTTAAATACTAGAACAGTCTATtgactatatgtatttttagtatatttgatatgtatttttcagtgtttattgcagttttgatatgataaaaatacatatgtctgttatatgtttttgatttttattggaTGATTGATTTGTTGGCTGCATGTTATATGATTCTTTTTTATACGTGATGCGAGATGAAATATTCATTGTCAGAAAACTTTCAAAATTTGCACCACACATGTGTTCTTACTACAGTGACAAAGATATTTATGGAAGCATACGCGCAATTTTAAACAAGGAACAGTTTAAAAACTTTtgcgagaaaaatatttttgattattttatgaagaagcaGCAATGTGTAGTGCAAGCACAATTGTGCAGATGCGTTATGACGCTTGAGgtgaagggtagttcttcttctggGATTTTGATTTGTGCTAATGAAACCTTTCTTAATTTTACTCCCAGGGAATTTGCCATCATAACTGGATTGAATTGTGTGTCAAAtaggtatgactttatttttgacgAGAGTGTACCAAATGGGATGgttgagaagtatttcaatggggcagaaattatacagaaaatgcaactatttctagcattcacGGAGAAAGTATGGGGGGAGAACAATGATGCGGATACTGAGAAATTTGCAATCCTGTACTTCCTGCATTCATTTGTATTATCTAATGTTAAAACTGTGGTAATACCCCGTCTTCATTTCGATTTGATCAATAGTGGAAGATATAAGAATTTTTCATGGGGTTCTTCATCTTTTGAAGATTTGGTCAGAAGTTTGAACAACCGGTTGAAAACTGgtggtcaattttatttgattcaggaaATGCCACCGGCTATTCAAGTGTGGCTTTacgagtgttgttcaaatgtcTCACCAGAGATTGTATCGAAGGTTGATAATCGGATTCCccgattattaaattggaagacgATTGCACCTCGTCCACGCTTTGAGTTTTTAATGAATGCTATGTTCAATGACGATGGCTAGGTTTGttcttaataaatacatatgtattaatatgtattttacagtatatatatatgtattttcatttacaattgtttaactgattctttaacatttattatttacctattattctaggttgtctttaagaacatagagccaacGAAAAAGGAGTTGTCAAAATTTCAAATACCACAGAAGGATGCAACACAACATGAACGTTCTGTTGATTCTGATGACGACTTCCAGGATCCACCACCAAGAAAGAGTAACGAAcattcaaagaagaaaaagaaggttGATTCCTCAACACCAGTAGTGAAGAAACCTTTAAGGAAAAAGCAATTAGATAGTTTTGATGAGCATACCCAAACGAGGACACCAACTCCTCGTGCTGCAAAGGCTGATGGAATGAAGACACCAATTTTCAAGTCAATTCCAACACGGCAGGCATCTTCTTCAAAAACAACGAAAGAAAAGCAAACAACTCAGATTATTTTTCCTCAAGTACACTCAAAGCTAGATATTCATGTAGGGGAAGTAACTGTGTCAAAGCCCGAGAGTCATGTTGACAAACAAGCCTTGATTTCTAAGAAAGATTTTGATGCACTCCGCGATGAGGTACTTTTATTTTTGGcaaatattttgtttttcatgaaaaaaaatttgtatATAGATTTTTTATCAAAACAGGTTCGTCACGAATTTAAAAGAATTCGTGgactaatgagaaaaaaatttaaaaagttgaagAAAGCATTTGCTCAAAGCAAggtaaattttttctttcaaaatcttagttgatttgaatatatatacTTATTGGACTGCCTTATACAAATACTACACATTTTGTAAAATAACTCGTTATATTATTGGTCACAACTTTTTTAGGAACAGGTTGAAGATATTGAAGCTGATAAAGCAGCAAATGTTGATGAGGGAGAGTTAGATCAATCTGGACAACATTTCAGTCCTGATGTTGTTCAATCTCCGGATAATATTTCTGACGGTACAAAGGTAAATATTAAAGTTCCAAATACATATTTGCTTATACTTTTgaattatatattcaaaatatagttGAGGTTAATAGACTGTCGAATTTGGAATAGAATTGAAGATTGACTTAGTAACAGTAAATATTATTTGGTTCATTAAAAACACTATAACATTCGACAcagtgtatttttagttttattcatatgtttttttaacactgcatatgtatttttgaaaactacatatgtatttttgaaaactacatatgtatttttagttttattcatatgtattttttaacaatgcatatatattttaaCACTGGatgattattttgttatgttctataatatgtatttttgagtttaatgttatatataaatatgtatattcaatttcaaaaaaaaaaaaaaaaactttgactCAAGTATTAATAGGTTATTTTAATTTGTCTATGTATTTGTAGCAATAACATGCAGATAAAGATCCTGAACTCCAGAATATGGATTATGTTGGTACCGAAAAATCACCACAACAATTAAGTTTGGAGGTTTATCAGGAATTGGAGGCAAATTTGCTTGgtaaaaaggtaaataattaagtttcatatatatatatatatatatatatattcatttgaattcacatatataaaCAGATACAAGTACatgtttgtttgatgttttgatttttatacttGTTATCAAAAGGTGCACTGTTTTGCATTCTGaaaaaatgaatgttgaaattgattctcaacaattaatccctgatgagcttctccaaagtataaatttggattacTTACATTCTGAGAAGGTTGTTCAACATAATTGTCAAGTATGTATAGTGATGTTAACTTTATCTTCATGTCATGTAGTAATCAATAGgacaattaaattttttctttcattttttggcAGACCAGCGATGAGAAAATTGATGATACTGTTATTGAAGATCATGATCAAGTATGTATCTaactattatatattttgagtttatttaggttcaatttgatggaaaaaaatgtaatattattttttcaatctttttgttAGATCAATAGAGGAATCACTGATTAAGAGGTAGAACTTGATATGGAGGACCAAGTTAGAACACCTCCTAATACACAAGAAGTAACCAATGATGAACAGAGGGATGAAAAATTGTGGCCTGATTCACAAAACACAATTCCGGATGAGTTTCTACCTAGCGTGAATGTCTACAATAAaaaaagcatcatcattcatccATCCACTAATCGTGAAGTAAAAAATCCCAGaccaaagttaaggattaggcgaccatcaaatttcaaggaatCGCCATACACCAAAAAATTTGGTTCAGCTGCTAGTAAGTACaataagatatatataattttttatgtaatctGTATTGAAAATACGTTtgtatttattaagtttttataTTCTACAATTATATAGGGAGCTCAGCAGGGTAATACGCATATTCCCCCAGAAACATCCATTTCTATATCACCCGATTGATAGGATAATAGATACAAAGATTGTCAACAACTTCACGGACTGGATTTCTGCCGACCTATTAAAAGTTACTGCTAAGAGGTTGTTCTTTTGAATAgtgacaaattttttttttgtatcaataCATGTTTTCATGGTTTACAAAATCCTTAAAATACACAGAAAAGGAAAAGTAGATCATTACAAGAGGGGAAAATCAGAAATTTCAAAGATGCATTTTGGTGTTGAGACAGTGGAAGACAAAAACTGGTTCTATACGATGGGATTTGCAGATCAGACATGGACAGACTcgattagtatattattttgaaaatacatcAGATAACATTGTCTGCATGTAACTGAACTTTAAGAATGCAATTTTTGATACACAAGTCATCtacattaatataaaaaattgcatatgtattttttacttgcGTAGACTGTAATATTTAGAATACAATTTTTTTGAATGCTCTAAAGTTTATCGTATTCACATGCAACATATTTATGTCTGATtttactacttgaggaagaagtcgaaGTATAGGCCGCACAGTTCGTACAAAAATGAGCCAAACAAATCATACAAATACAGTATAGTTGACTGAAACTTTATGAACGTAATTAGATCGTTGAATGATGTATATTCTATGGatgctcaaaatcttaaagaTGGATGTTAGGAGCAGCATCTTATGGAATACATCAATGGGTTCCGTATGCATGCCGCAGTGCTATGGCATACAGTGGAAGACATTTTTATTCCgatcaatataaagaaaaaacatcACTGGGTTCTCGCggttttatcattttcagagagGTGTATATTCttgtatgattcatatgaatccagtGGTCATTATGCAGTTGTTTTTGCTGAGATTGAGAAAATAGCAAAGATTATTTCATTGTGTCTCCAAGCATGTgatttctatgttaagaaagggattgatcatcaaaatcatccaagatacaaagataaagaatcctcagatatgtttgatgttttatttgaagatgatttaccTCAACAACCGAGTGAAAGCTCATAGGTTTTGAAATTACATATACCAAAACTGTATCTTTgaacaaaatatatttcaccatATAATCCATTTATTTTTTGTAGGGACTGTGGTGTGTTTATGGTTATA comes from Capsicum annuum cultivar UCD-10X-F1 chromosome 2, UCD10Xv1.1, whole genome shotgun sequence and encodes:
- the LOC107860847 gene encoding probable transcription factor At4g00390, with protein sequence MAARNIFKSLKAKRPHGDSDKEWTPSPEDSQTYSPEEVIMESSNVNKSGFQRAWSEEEEIAILQGHLNYSFLKNSEPSSNYGAFLTFVKDDLQTETNKTQLQHKLTRLKRKYKRNIEKRKFSKSHDEKLFKLSEKIWGEVDKVRNKVDKTSGKMIVDASRSEMSWDFVLNGGTSADLEDWFRRNPRQLISEKERNEMLEKSQSVKVAKARQYLLEIQVMEEQAKMATDAIQAILS